Proteins co-encoded in one Inquilinus sp. Marseille-Q2685 genomic window:
- a CDS encoding serine hydrolase: MTLFDAPDPALSPRIDAAIDRALAEQRIVGTVVLVARDGRLVYRRAAGLADREAGRPVREDTVFLYASLTKPIVTAAALRLVEEGRIALADPVTRYLPDFRPKLADGTEPVITIRHLLTHTAGLIYSFAEPADGPYHRAGVSDGLDAPGRSFADNLRRIASAPLAFAPGSAWAYSLALDVLGAALEQAAGESLPDLVRSRITGPLGLEDPGFAPPDRSRLAAAYADGEPGPVRMGDHYAIPAPRPFAGLSYAPGRIFDPASYPSGGAGMAGTAGDFLVFLEALRRGGAPILRPETVQAMATDQIPGLSMPNTPGTTFGYGFALVTDPAAAGVPMTAGTWRWGGVYGHSWFVDPARRLSVVGLTNTALEGMNGAFVADLRAAIYAGPG, from the coding sequence ATGACCCTGTTCGACGCTCCCGATCCCGCCCTGTCGCCGCGGATCGACGCCGCGATCGACCGGGCGCTGGCGGAACAGCGCATCGTCGGCACCGTGGTGCTGGTGGCGCGGGACGGCCGGCTGGTCTACCGCCGCGCCGCCGGCCTGGCCGACCGCGAGGCCGGGCGGCCGGTGCGCGAGGACACCGTGTTCCTCTACGCCTCGCTGACCAAGCCGATCGTCACCGCCGCCGCCCTGCGGCTGGTGGAGGAGGGACGGATCGCCCTGGCCGACCCGGTGACGAGATACCTGCCCGACTTCCGGCCGAAGCTGGCCGACGGCACCGAGCCGGTGATCACCATCCGTCACCTGCTGACCCACACTGCGGGGCTCATCTACAGCTTCGCCGAGCCGGCGGACGGCCCCTATCACCGCGCCGGCGTCTCCGACGGGCTCGACGCGCCGGGCCGGTCCTTCGCCGACAACCTGCGCCGCATCGCCTCGGCGCCGCTGGCCTTCGCCCCCGGGTCAGCCTGGGCCTATTCGCTGGCGCTCGACGTGCTCGGCGCCGCGCTGGAGCAGGCAGCGGGTGAAAGCCTGCCGGATCTGGTGCGAAGCCGCATCACCGGGCCGCTCGGGCTCGAGGACCCCGGCTTCGCCCCGCCGGACCGGTCGCGCCTGGCCGCCGCCTATGCCGACGGCGAGCCCGGCCCGGTGCGGATGGGCGACCACTACGCCATCCCCGCCCCGCGGCCCTTCGCCGGGCTCAGCTACGCCCCCGGCCGGATCTTCGACCCGGCCTCCTACCCCTCCGGCGGCGCCGGCATGGCCGGCACGGCCGGCGACTTCCTGGTGTTCCTCGAAGCCCTGCGCCGCGGCGGCGCGCCGATCCTGCGGCCGGAGACGGTGCAGGCCATGGCCACCGACCAGATCCCCGGCCTCTCGATGCCGAACACGCCGGGCACGACCTTCGGCTATGGCTTCGCGCTGGTGACCGACCCGGCGGCGGCCGGCGTGCCGATGACGGCTGGGACCTGGCGCTGGGGCGGCGTCTACGGCCATTCCTGGTTCGTCGACCCGGCCCGGCGGCTGAGCGTCGTGGGCCTGACCAACACGGCGCTCGAAGGCATGAACGGTGCGTTCGTCGCCGACCTGCGCGCCGCGATCTATGCCGGGCCGGGCTAG
- a CDS encoding ABC transporter permease has protein sequence MSRREGSPWAGVGTVLAKETADHLTSVRMRLLEALVFLTALGATYAALRSIRDTVGQDPFLFLNLFTLSQAPLPSFVAILGFLVPLVAIALSFDTVNGEFSRRTLGRLLSQPIYRDGLIFGKFAAALLTLAVALVALWLAVIGLGILLLGLPPSTEEIVRMAGFLLATLAFGGVWLAVGLLFSTLCRSPATAALSALAVWLVVGMFWAPVTSMIADLVSGPMMGPMGPNIDHLQTAQALSRISPNGLFAEIAVALLNPATRTLGPVLYSDLDGALIGAPLPAGQSFLLVWPQFTALSAAVIVLFVLAYLIFLRQEVRA, from the coding sequence ATGTCGCGGCGTGAAGGCTCCCCCTGGGCCGGCGTCGGCACGGTGCTGGCGAAGGAGACGGCCGACCACCTGACCAGCGTGCGCATGCGCCTGCTCGAGGCGCTGGTGTTCCTGACCGCGCTCGGCGCCACCTACGCGGCGCTGCGCTCGATCCGCGACACGGTCGGCCAGGACCCGTTCCTGTTCCTCAACCTGTTCACGCTGTCGCAGGCGCCGCTGCCGTCCTTCGTCGCCATCCTGGGGTTCCTGGTGCCGCTGGTGGCGATCGCCCTGTCCTTCGACACGGTGAACGGCGAGTTCAGCCGGCGCACGCTCGGCCGCCTCCTGTCCCAGCCGATCTACCGGGACGGGCTGATCTTCGGCAAGTTCGCGGCGGCGCTGCTGACCCTGGCGGTCGCGCTGGTGGCGCTGTGGCTGGCGGTGATCGGCCTCGGCATCCTGCTGCTGGGCCTGCCGCCGAGCACGGAGGAGATCGTGCGCATGGCCGGGTTCCTCCTCGCCACCCTCGCCTTCGGCGGCGTGTGGCTGGCGGTCGGGCTGCTGTTCTCCACCCTGTGCCGGTCGCCGGCCACGGCGGCCCTGTCGGCGCTTGCGGTCTGGCTGGTGGTCGGCATGTTCTGGGCGCCGGTCACCTCGATGATCGCCGATCTGGTCTCGGGCCCGATGATGGGGCCGATGGGCCCGAACATCGATCACCTCCAGACCGCCCAGGCGCTGTCGCGGATCTCGCCCAACGGCCTGTTCGCCGAGATCGCGGTGGCGCTGCTCAACCCCGCCACCCGGACGCTCGGCCCGGTGCTGTACAGCGACCTCGACGGCGCCCTGATCGGCGCGCCGTTGCCGGCGGGGCAGAGCTTCCTCCTGGTCTGGCCGCAATTCACGGCGCTGAGCGCGGCGGTGATCGTGCTGTTCGTCCTGGCGTATCTCATATTCCTGCGCCAGGAGGTGAGAGCGTAG
- a CDS encoding DUF3426 domain-containing protein, with amino-acid sequence MIVTCPSCSTRYLVDPAAIGPDGRRVKCARCGHVWRESAVEPVPAAAPVEPQPVLVGPAAQAATPSPAAGHITNLPVVIAPRRRDGPAVGLALAVLLVGGLAGVGYFARDSIVRFWPPAIRLYDTLGVPVAQPVETGALGRGLVLQGLEVRRVAGTGVEQVVVTGRVENRALVTRPVPPIEVRLLDASRTVVARTPLLVTTESLAPDQSVQVAATVETLPDAATRLEIGAQTGAAP; translated from the coding sequence ATGATCGTCACCTGCCCCAGCTGTTCGACCCGTTACCTCGTCGATCCGGCGGCGATCGGCCCCGACGGCCGGCGCGTCAAATGCGCCCGCTGCGGCCATGTGTGGCGCGAATCGGCGGTCGAGCCGGTGCCGGCGGCGGCGCCGGTCGAGCCGCAGCCGGTGCTGGTCGGCCCGGCGGCGCAGGCGGCGACACCGAGCCCGGCCGCGGGGCACATCACCAACCTGCCGGTGGTGATCGCGCCGCGCCGACGCGACGGGCCGGCGGTCGGCCTGGCGCTGGCGGTGCTGCTGGTCGGCGGCCTGGCCGGGGTGGGCTATTTCGCACGCGACTCGATCGTCCGCTTCTGGCCGCCGGCGATCCGCCTCTACGACACCCTCGGCGTGCCGGTGGCGCAGCCGGTCGAGACCGGCGCGCTGGGCCGCGGCCTGGTGCTGCAGGGGCTGGAGGTGCGGCGCGTCGCCGGCACCGGCGTCGAGCAGGTGGTGGTCACCGGCCGGGTCGAGAACCGGGCCCTGGTGACCCGCCCGGTGCCGCCGATCGAGGTGCGCCTGCTGGACGCCAGCCGCACCGTGGTGGCGCGCACGCCGCTGCTGGTGACGACCGAATCGCTGGCGCCGGACCAGTCGGTGCAGGTGGCGGCGACGGTCGAGACCCTGCCCGACGCCGCCACCCGGCTGGAGATCGGCGCGCAGACCGGCGCCGCGCCGTAG
- a CDS encoding YdcF family protein, which produces MSSTVDPPPKPRPWRRRLRRALLLLVVLAAAWGLGLAWFVAQAGRGGEVDPDHTDAIVVLTGGSERLRAGLDLLARGTAERLLVSGVHRDVRLEELFALSPTDDSLRCCVDLGYAASDTIGNAREAAAWMRAHGFRSLRLVTSNYHMPRSMLEFRAAMPDIEIKRQPVDPGTVHLDRWWAWPGTARLIVSEYNKFLVALARVTLGRI; this is translated from the coding sequence ATGTCGAGCACCGTCGATCCTCCTCCGAAGCCCCGGCCCTGGCGCCGCCGCCTGCGCCGGGCGCTGCTGCTGCTGGTCGTGCTGGCGGCGGCCTGGGGGCTGGGCCTGGCCTGGTTCGTGGCCCAGGCCGGGCGCGGCGGCGAGGTCGACCCCGACCACACCGACGCCATCGTGGTGCTGACCGGCGGCAGCGAGAGGCTGCGCGCCGGGCTCGACCTGCTGGCGCGCGGCACGGCCGAGCGGCTGCTGGTCAGCGGCGTGCACCGCGACGTCAGGCTGGAGGAGCTGTTCGCCTTGTCGCCGACCGACGATTCGCTGCGCTGCTGCGTCGATCTCGGCTACGCCGCCAGTGACACCATCGGCAACGCGCGGGAGGCGGCGGCCTGGATGCGGGCGCATGGCTTCCGCAGCCTGCGCCTCGTCACCTCGAACTACCACATGCCGCGCAGCATGCTGGAGTTCCGGGCCGCGATGCCGGACATCGAGATCAAGCGCCAGCCGGTCGATCCGGGCACGGTGCATCTCGACCGCTGGTGGGCCTGGCCCGGCACGGCGCGGCTGATCGTCTCCGAATACAACAAATTCCTGGTTGCGCTGGCGCGTGTCACCCTCGGCAGGATATAG
- a CDS encoding DoxX family protein, whose amino-acid sequence MPAWQSIAILVGRLIFAAVFLMAAVFKFMDMTTTAAYIDSAGFPAPLLLAWLAAIFECLLVICFLTGAYFTEASLLAAVYVVFLAFAFHGPSRWTGNQAEFGFFVDHFTFLAGLLFAAVHGPGRILALRRTVLGRA is encoded by the coding sequence ATGCCTGCCTGGCAGTCGATCGCCATTCTCGTCGGCCGGCTGATCTTCGCCGCGGTCTTCCTGATGGCGGCGGTCTTCAAGTTCATGGACATGACCACCACCGCCGCCTACATCGACTCGGCGGGGTTCCCGGCGCCGCTGCTGCTGGCCTGGCTGGCGGCGATCTTCGAATGCCTGCTGGTGATCTGCTTCCTGACCGGCGCGTATTTCACCGAGGCGTCGCTGCTGGCCGCCGTCTATGTCGTCTTCCTGGCCTTCGCCTTCCACGGCCCGTCGCGCTGGACGGGGAACCAGGCCGAGTTCGGCTTCTTCGTCGACCACTTCACCTTCCTGGCCGGGCTGCTCTTCGCCGCGGTGCACGGGCCGGGACGGATCCTGGCGCTGCGCCGGACCGTCCTCGGCCGGGCATAG
- a CDS encoding adenosylcobalamin-dependent ribonucleoside-diphosphate reductase: MVAEPGDIATQIWDMKYRLKQPDGTPVDQSVEDSWRRVATAVAAAESDPDLWAGRFLDILRDHRYLPAGRILAGAGTGRDVTLFNCFVMGTVPDSMAGIFAHLREAALTLQQGGGIGYDFSTIRPKGAPVAGVGADASGPLSFMDVWDAMCRTIMSAGSRRGAMMATLRCDHPDVVEFIEAKRAPGRLRMFNLSVLITDAFMTAVEADASWDLVFGGRVFRTLPARELWDRIMRSTYDSAEPGVIFIDRINDRNNLQYCEQIQSTNPCGEQPLPPYGACLLGSINLAKLVRDPFTPEARFDHAALAEIVPVAIRLMDNVVDVSRFPLQEQQAEAWAKRRIGLGVTGLADAFLMLGVRYGSPESAALVEEWLGAIKLHSYRASAEIAAEKGAFPLFDRDAFLAAPGVAGLPREIRDLIARHGIRNALLTSIAPTGTISLFAGNVASGIEPVFAWTHTRNVLLPDGSRRAETVENYAYRLFREIHGADAPLPDYFVDAQTLQPADHLAIQAAAQKHIDSSISKTINCPEDLSFDAFKDVYAQAYALGCKGCTTYRPNPITGAVLEARPTQKAADAPGLSTPAARPEVLPGETYKLRWPDSDHAIYVTLNDEVVDGRRRPFEIFINSKNMEHYAWTVALTRMISAVFRRGGDVAFVVEELKAVFDPRGGQWMGGRYVPSLLAAIGETIERHMVATGFLAKPEGIVPEVAVEVTAEPVGGNPGRPPGRSCPKCGHPTLIRQEGCDTCLNCGYSRCG; the protein is encoded by the coding sequence ATGGTGGCCGAGCCGGGCGATATCGCGACCCAGATCTGGGACATGAAGTACCGGCTGAAGCAGCCGGACGGCACGCCTGTCGACCAGTCGGTCGAGGACAGCTGGCGCCGGGTCGCGACCGCCGTGGCCGCCGCCGAATCGGACCCGGATCTCTGGGCCGGGCGCTTCCTCGACATCCTGCGCGACCATCGCTACCTGCCGGCCGGGCGCATCCTGGCCGGCGCCGGCACCGGCCGCGACGTCACCCTGTTCAACTGCTTCGTCATGGGCACGGTGCCGGACAGCATGGCCGGCATCTTCGCCCATCTGCGCGAGGCGGCGCTGACGCTGCAGCAGGGCGGCGGCATCGGCTACGACTTCTCCACCATTCGGCCGAAGGGCGCGCCGGTCGCCGGCGTCGGGGCCGACGCCTCCGGCCCGCTCTCCTTCATGGATGTGTGGGACGCGATGTGCCGCACCATCATGTCCGCCGGCTCCCGCCGCGGCGCGATGATGGCGACGCTGCGCTGCGACCATCCCGACGTGGTCGAGTTCATCGAGGCCAAGCGCGCCCCCGGCCGGCTGCGCATGTTCAACCTGTCGGTCCTGATCACCGACGCCTTCATGACGGCGGTCGAGGCCGATGCGTCCTGGGACCTAGTGTTCGGCGGCCGCGTCTTCCGCACCCTGCCGGCCCGCGAGCTGTGGGACCGGATCATGCGCTCGACCTATGATTCGGCCGAGCCCGGCGTGATCTTCATCGACCGCATCAACGATCGGAATAATCTTCAATATTGCGAGCAAATTCAAAGCACTAATCCTTGCGGAGAGCAGCCGCTGCCCCCCTACGGAGCCTGCCTGCTCGGCTCGATCAACCTGGCGAAGCTGGTGCGGGATCCGTTCACGCCCGAGGCCCGCTTCGACCACGCGGCGCTGGCGGAGATCGTGCCGGTCGCCATCCGGCTGATGGACAATGTCGTCGACGTCTCGCGCTTTCCGCTGCAGGAGCAGCAGGCCGAGGCCTGGGCCAAGCGGCGCATCGGTCTCGGCGTCACCGGCCTGGCTGACGCCTTCCTGATGCTGGGCGTGCGCTACGGCTCGCCCGAATCGGCGGCCCTGGTCGAGGAATGGCTGGGCGCGATCAAGCTGCATTCCTACCGCGCCTCGGCCGAGATCGCGGCGGAGAAGGGGGCCTTCCCGCTGTTCGACCGCGACGCATTCCTGGCCGCGCCGGGCGTCGCCGGGCTGCCGCGGGAGATCCGCGACCTGATCGCCCGGCATGGCATCCGCAACGCGCTGCTGACCTCGATCGCGCCGACCGGCACCATCTCGCTCTTCGCCGGCAACGTCGCCTCGGGCATCGAGCCGGTCTTCGCCTGGACCCATACCCGCAACGTGCTGCTGCCCGACGGCAGCCGGCGGGCGGAGACGGTGGAGAACTACGCCTATCGCCTGTTCCGCGAGATCCACGGCGCCGACGCGCCGCTGCCGGATTACTTCGTCGACGCCCAGACCCTGCAGCCGGCCGATCATCTGGCGATCCAGGCGGCGGCGCAGAAGCATATCGACAGCTCGATCAGCAAGACCATCAACTGTCCCGAGGACCTGTCCTTCGACGCCTTCAAGGACGTCTACGCCCAGGCTTATGCCCTCGGCTGCAAGGGCTGCACCACCTACCGGCCGAACCCGATCACCGGCGCGGTGCTGGAGGCCAGGCCGACGCAGAAGGCGGCCGACGCCCCCGGCCTCAGCACGCCCGCGGCCCGGCCGGAGGTGCTGCCGGGCGAGACCTACAAGCTGCGCTGGCCGGACAGCGACCACGCCATCTACGTCACCCTCAACGACGAGGTGGTCGACGGCCGCCGGCGGCCCTTCGAGATCTTCATCAACTCGAAGAACATGGAGCACTACGCCTGGACCGTGGCGCTGACCCGGATGATCAGCGCGGTGTTCCGGCGCGGCGGCGACGTCGCCTTCGTGGTCGAGGAGCTGAAGGCCGTGTTCGACCCGCGCGGCGGGCAGTGGATGGGCGGGCGCTACGTGCCGTCGCTGCTGGCCGCGATCGGCGAGACGATCGAGCGGCACATGGTGGCGACGGGCTTCCTGGCGAAGCCGGAGGGCATCGTGCCGGAGGTGGCGGTCGAGGTGACGGCCGAGCCGGTGGGCGGCAATCCCGGCCGGCCGCCGGGCCGGTCCTGCCCGAAATGCGGCCACCCGACCCTGATCCGGCAGGAGGGCTGCGACACCTGCCTGAACTGCGGCTATTCGCGCTGCGGGTAG
- a CDS encoding ABC transporter ATP-binding protein has product MAEDIVLSTRQLVKRYGSRVAVAGIDLEVRRGEIVGLLGPNGSGKTTTILMLLGLTEASHGEARVLGRDPMRDPLSVKRAVGYLPDAVGFYDGLSAATNLVYTARLAGIPRSEIRGRIDDALARVDLTEHADRRVATFSRGMRQRLGLAEILMKRAQIAILDEPTAALDPHATLEFLAMIRGLREAGITVLLSSHHLDQVQSVCDRVALFHQGRIVLSGTVRDLAAQVLGGGWVIDVATDLPGAEALLRTVPEVQAVLPVEAGRWRVQARSDIRNAVAAAVLGARGTLQRLGLAEPSLAEIYRRTFEEARDVAA; this is encoded by the coding sequence ATGGCGGAGGATATCGTCCTGTCCACGCGGCAGCTGGTCAAGCGCTACGGCAGCCGCGTCGCCGTCGCCGGCATCGACCTCGAGGTCCGGCGCGGCGAGATCGTCGGCCTGCTCGGCCCCAACGGCTCGGGCAAGACCACGACCATCCTGATGCTGCTGGGCCTGACCGAGGCCTCGCATGGCGAGGCCCGGGTGCTGGGCCGCGACCCGATGCGCGACCCGCTGTCGGTCAAGCGCGCCGTCGGCTACCTGCCCGACGCTGTCGGCTTCTATGACGGGCTGTCGGCGGCGACCAACCTGGTCTACACCGCACGCCTCGCCGGCATCCCGCGGTCGGAGATCCGCGGCCGGATCGACGACGCGCTGGCCCGGGTCGACCTGACCGAGCACGCCGACCGCCGGGTCGCCACCTTCTCCCGCGGCATGCGCCAGCGGCTCGGCCTGGCCGAGATCCTGATGAAGCGGGCGCAGATCGCGATCCTGGACGAGCCGACGGCGGCGCTGGACCCGCATGCAACGCTCGAATTCCTGGCGATGATCCGCGGACTGCGGGAGGCCGGCATCACTGTTCTCCTGTCCTCGCACCATCTCGACCAGGTGCAGAGCGTCTGCGACCGCGTCGCCCTGTTCCACCAGGGCCGGATCGTGCTGTCCGGCACGGTGCGTGACCTGGCGGCGCAGGTGCTGGGCGGCGGCTGGGTGATCGACGTCGCCACCGACCTGCCGGGGGCCGAGGCGCTGCTGCGCACGGTGCCGGAGGTGCAGGCGGTGCTGCCGGTCGAAGCCGGCCGGTGGCGCGTCCAGGCCCGGTCAGACATCCGCAACGCCGTGGCCGCTGCTGTGCTCGGCGCCCGCGGCACGCTGCAGCGGCTCGGCCTGGCCGAGCCCAGCCTGGCCGAGATCTATCGGCGCACCTTCGAGGAGGCGAGAGATGTCGCGGCGTGA
- a CDS encoding 1-acyl-sn-glycerol-3-phosphate acyltransferase, with translation MVILRSALYTLLFYGWTTVCCFALLPSMLLSHRTMMAWIFVWLRVTYWLEKTILGIDYRVVGRENLPDGACIVAAKHQSAWETLKLHLLLPDPAIVLKSELLKVPVWGKYLLKTGMIPVDRGAGSRAIRSMIDHAKVRVAEGRPIAIFPQGTRTAPGTWRPYRIGVGALYEGLGVPVVPMALNSGVFWGRRAFRKRPGTITVEFLPPIPPGLPREEMMRRLEDELETASERLSVAAGGPPTPRPAKATATV, from the coding sequence ATGGTCATCCTGCGCTCGGCCCTCTACACCCTGCTGTTCTACGGCTGGACCACGGTCTGCTGCTTCGCGCTGCTGCCGTCCATGCTGCTGTCGCACCGCACGATGATGGCCTGGATCTTCGTCTGGCTGCGGGTGACGTACTGGCTGGAGAAGACCATCCTCGGCATCGACTACCGCGTGGTCGGGCGCGAGAACCTGCCGGACGGCGCCTGCATCGTCGCCGCCAAGCACCAGTCGGCCTGGGAGACGCTGAAGCTGCACCTGCTGCTGCCCGACCCGGCGATCGTGCTGAAGTCCGAGCTGCTGAAGGTGCCGGTCTGGGGCAAGTACCTGCTGAAGACCGGCATGATCCCGGTCGACCGCGGCGCCGGCAGCCGGGCGATCCGCAGCATGATCGACCACGCCAAGGTCCGCGTGGCGGAAGGCCGGCCGATCGCGATCTTCCCGCAGGGCACCCGGACCGCCCCCGGCACCTGGCGGCCCTACCGCATCGGCGTCGGCGCACTCTATGAGGGGCTGGGCGTGCCGGTGGTGCCGATGGCGCTGAACTCCGGCGTGTTCTGGGGCCGCCGCGCCTTCCGCAAGCGCCCCGGCACGATCACGGTCGAGTTCCTGCCGCCGATCCCGCCCGGCCTGCCGCGCGAAGAGATGATGCGGCGGCTGGAGGACGAGCTGGAGACGGCGTCCGAGCGCCTGTCGGTCGCAGCCGGCGGGCCGCCGACGCCGCGCCCGGCCAAGGCGACGGCGACTGTCTGA